The following proteins are co-located in the Polystyrenella longa genome:
- a CDS encoding Holliday junction DNA helicase RuvB C-terminal domain-containing protein, which yields MNNDIRSSSPSSLAHLIGQTRVIDQVTVALDACQMDGKIFDHSLLTGGPGLGKTALAQVIASEMASDFHEVLGQSITTPSDLNAVLLSARDKSIVFIDEAHELKKEYQTALYLALDKRKVIVSGGKSPKSIALADFTLLLATTDEHCLLQPLRDRMRLTLRYEYYSDDELFTLCKQRALSLGWSVENTIFPLIAIRSRGTPRIVIRLLQSCHRVCRSEGEHHIVPDHLFRACELEGIDHLGLDVTEQKYLEIVSNGATRLNVVASLLGLPTRTVSNVTESFLIRSGLITKDDQGKRILTQSGQDHLSELRTNSV from the coding sequence ATGAATAACGATATCAGATCAAGTTCACCTTCTTCTCTCGCCCATCTCATCGGACAGACGAGGGTGATCGATCAAGTCACCGTGGCGTTAGATGCATGCCAAATGGATGGAAAGATTTTCGACCATTCGCTTTTAACGGGTGGTCCCGGCTTGGGGAAAACCGCTCTAGCACAGGTCATCGCCTCTGAGATGGCGAGTGATTTCCATGAGGTATTAGGACAATCAATTACGACACCTTCTGATCTGAATGCCGTCCTGCTTTCGGCAAGAGACAAATCGATTGTGTTCATCGATGAGGCACACGAACTCAAAAAGGAATACCAAACCGCCCTGTACCTTGCATTGGACAAGCGGAAGGTCATCGTTAGTGGTGGGAAGTCTCCCAAGAGCATCGCTCTTGCAGACTTCACTTTGCTTCTTGCAACTACCGATGAACATTGCCTGTTGCAACCGCTCAGAGATCGCATGAGATTAACGCTGCGTTACGAATACTACTCAGACGACGAACTCTTCACCTTATGCAAACAAAGAGCTCTCTCGCTGGGCTGGTCTGTTGAAAACACCATCTTTCCATTGATCGCAATCCGGTCAAGGGGGACACCCCGTATTGTTATTAGGCTGCTCCAGTCGTGTCACCGAGTTTGCCGTTCAGAGGGTGAACATCACATCGTTCCTGATCATCTCTTTCGAGCATGTGAATTGGAGGGAATCGATCATCTCGGACTCGACGTCACGGAGCAGAAATATCTGGAAATCGTTAGTAATGGAGCCACAAGATTAAACGTGGTCGCCTCCCTATTGGGACTCCCCACAAGAACAGTGAGCAATGTCACTGAAAGCTTCCTGATACGAAGCGGACTGATCACGAAAGACGATCAGGGGAAACGCATTTTGACACAATCTGGACAGGATCACTTGTCCGAACTGCGTACAAACTCTGTCTAA
- a CDS encoding endonuclease/exonuclease/phosphatase family protein, with the protein MKRLLFAFVLLVAVGQNAVAESLNVMTWNIRYNNSNDGINAWQNRKDWVAEIVIENKVDIAGFQEVLVDQLEDLKARLPQMDVYGVGRNDGKKAGEFSPIFFRKDRFELLDQSTFWLSTTPDKNASKGWDADLPRIASWVKLKDRQTGTVFYVMITHFDHRGKQARTESAKLLLKQMREQFTDHPVILTGDFNTTPDSAPYKILIGNGTQTHPVYLDAYKHSVQPPEGPDSTWNGFKAVVPDRRIDFVFVTKNVKVEWFKTLDDQRDGRFPSDHLPIVTELELK; encoded by the coding sequence ATGAAACGACTCTTATTCGCTTTTGTGCTTCTGGTTGCGGTGGGGCAAAATGCAGTAGCCGAATCGCTAAACGTGATGACGTGGAATATTCGTTACAACAATTCAAACGACGGAATTAACGCTTGGCAAAATCGAAAAGATTGGGTGGCAGAGATCGTTATCGAAAACAAAGTCGATATCGCTGGATTCCAAGAGGTTCTCGTCGATCAACTTGAGGATTTGAAAGCACGGCTACCTCAAATGGACGTTTATGGCGTAGGTCGGAATGATGGCAAAAAAGCTGGCGAGTTTTCTCCAATATTCTTCCGTAAAGATCGATTTGAATTGCTCGATCAATCGACATTCTGGCTTTCCACGACACCCGATAAGAATGCCAGCAAGGGATGGGATGCAGACCTGCCTCGAATTGCAAGCTGGGTAAAGCTCAAAGACCGCCAGACAGGAACCGTCTTTTATGTGATGATTACGCACTTTGATCATCGTGGAAAGCAGGCACGAACTGAAAGTGCGAAACTTTTATTGAAACAGATGCGAGAACAGTTTACTGATCATCCTGTTATTCTCACTGGCGATTTTAACACGACCCCAGACTCGGCTCCGTATAAAATCCTGATTGGAAACGGTACTCAAACTCATCCAGTCTACCTTGATGCTTACAAGCATTCAGTCCAGCCCCCAGAAGGTCCAGATTCGACTTGGAACGGATTCAAAGCGGTTGTTCCTGATCGCCGAATTGATTTCGTTTTCGTTACCAAGAATGTCAAAGTCGAGTGGTTCAAGACTCTCGACGACCAGCGAGATGGTCGCTTCCCTTCGGATCACCTACCTATCGTCACGGAACTTGAACTCAAGTAG